One window of the Trifolium pratense cultivar HEN17-A07 linkage group LG2, ARS_RC_1.1, whole genome shotgun sequence genome contains the following:
- the LOC123908820 gene encoding nematocyst expressed protein 4 isoform X2 has translation MYGGTVAAGIQGQPLEVTVVSCSKLKDTEWISRQDPYVCLEYATSKFRTRTCTDGGKNPVFQEKFVLPLIEGLREINVVVWNSNTVTFDDFIGTGRVQLQKVLSQGFDDSAWPLQTKTGRYAGEVKLILHYANAKVNPQISGSSHTPYNSAPYYYPQQPHSNPAPYYHPPPPAAYPQPPYAAAASHSSPYPPPSSYAYPPSVSSPYPPPSPYPPPHSYPPSSAYPPPSYPPPAAGYPPNGAAGIYPPPPY, from the exons ATGTATGGTGGAACGGTAGCAGCGGGCATCCAGGGTCAACCTCTAGAGGTTACCG TGGTTTCTTGCTCGAAATTGAAGGACACAGAATGGATTTCAAGACAAGATCCGTACGTTTGCCTTGAATACGCCACCAGCAAGTTCCGAACAAGAACCTGCACAGACGGCGGTAAGAACCCCGTATTTCAAGAGAAGTTCGTGTTGCCCCTCATTGAAGGTCTTCGCGAAATCAATGTCGTCGTTTGGAACAGCAATACCGTCACCTTCGATGATTTTATCGGCACTGGAAGGGTTCAATTGCAAAAGGTTCTCTCTCAAGGTTTTGATGACTCTGCTTGGCCACTTCAAACTAAAACTGGCAG ATACGCAGGCGAAGTAAAACTCATATTGCATTATGCCAATGCCAAAGTAAATCCTCAG ATATCAGGCTCAAGCCATACTCCCT ATAATTCTGCTCCTTACTACTACCCACAACAGCCACACTCTAATCCAGCTCCTTATTACCATCCACCACCCCCTGCTGCTTACCCACAACCACCCTACGCTGCTGCTGCTTCGCATTCATCTCCCTATCCGCCACCCTCATCATATGCATATCCTCCATCGGTATCATCTCCCTATCCACCACCCTCACCATACCCTCCTCCCCACTCCTATCCGCCATCATCAGCTTATCCACCACCTTCATACCCTCCACCTGCAGCAGGTTATCCTCCAAACGGTGCTGCTG GAATATACCCTCCACCGCCATACTGA
- the LOC123908820 gene encoding elicitor-responsive protein 1 isoform X1, protein MYGGTVAAGIQGQPLEVTVVSCSKLKDTEWISRQDPYVCLEYATSKFRTRTCTDGGKNPVFQEKFVLPLIEGLREINVVVWNSNTVTFDDFIGTGRVQLQKVLSQGFDDSAWPLQTKTGRYAGEVKLILHYANAKVNPQISGSSHTPYMSTTPTVPSYNNSAPYYYPQQPHSNPAPYYHPPPPAAYPQPPYAAAASHSSPYPPPSSYAYPPSVSSPYPPPSPYPPPHSYPPSSAYPPPSYPPPAAGYPPNGAAGIYPPPPY, encoded by the exons ATGTATGGTGGAACGGTAGCAGCGGGCATCCAGGGTCAACCTCTAGAGGTTACCG TGGTTTCTTGCTCGAAATTGAAGGACACAGAATGGATTTCAAGACAAGATCCGTACGTTTGCCTTGAATACGCCACCAGCAAGTTCCGAACAAGAACCTGCACAGACGGCGGTAAGAACCCCGTATTTCAAGAGAAGTTCGTGTTGCCCCTCATTGAAGGTCTTCGCGAAATCAATGTCGTCGTTTGGAACAGCAATACCGTCACCTTCGATGATTTTATCGGCACTGGAAGGGTTCAATTGCAAAAGGTTCTCTCTCAAGGTTTTGATGACTCTGCTTGGCCACTTCAAACTAAAACTGGCAG ATACGCAGGCGAAGTAAAACTCATATTGCATTATGCCAATGCCAAAGTAAATCCTCAG ATATCAGGCTCAAGCCATACTCCCTACATGTCAACAACACCAACAGTCCCATCATATAATAATTCTGCTCCTTACTACTACCCACAACAGCCACACTCTAATCCAGCTCCTTATTACCATCCACCACCCCCTGCTGCTTACCCACAACCACCCTACGCTGCTGCTGCTTCGCATTCATCTCCCTATCCGCCACCCTCATCATATGCATATCCTCCATCGGTATCATCTCCCTATCCACCACCCTCACCATACCCTCCTCCCCACTCCTATCCGCCATCATCAGCTTATCCACCACCTTCATACCCTCCACCTGCAGCAGGTTATCCTCCAAACGGTGCTGCTG GAATATACCCTCCACCGCCATACTGA